The following proteins come from a genomic window of Denitromonas sp.:
- the dksA gene encoding RNA polymerase-binding protein DksA — MSEKQQAHFREILSTVKAELMDDIERTVHTMQDEATVFADPNDRASQESDIALELRNRDRERKLIKKIDEALGRIESGEYGYCDSCGVEIGLKRLEARPTATMCIDCKTLEEMRERQVAK; from the coding sequence ATGAGCGAGAAACAGCAGGCGCATTTTCGCGAAATTCTCAGCACGGTCAAAGCCGAGCTGATGGACGATATCGAGCGTACTGTGCACACCATGCAGGACGAAGCGACGGTGTTCGCCGACCCCAATGACCGTGCCAGCCAGGAGTCCGATATCGCTCTGGAACTGCGCAACCGCGACCGCGAGCGAAAGCTCATCAAGAAGATCGACGAGGCCCTCGGTCGCATCGAGTCCGGCGAGTACGGCTACTGTGACAGCTGTGGCGTCGAGATCGGCCTCAAGCGCCTCGAAGCACGCCCGACGGCAACGATGTGCATCGACTGCAAGACCCTCGAGGAAATGCGCGAGCGCCAGGTCGCCAAGTAA
- the pnp gene encoding polyribonucleotide nucleotidyltransferase has product MPNAIKKTFAYGAHTVTLETGEVARQAGGAVIVNMDDTVVLATVVAAKNARPGQDFFPLTVDYQEKTYSAGKIPGGFFKREGRPSEKETLTCRLIDRPIRPLFPEGFYNEVQVILTVLSLNPEIDPDIPAMIGASAALAISGVPFNGPIGACRVGYVGGEYVLNPTATQLAESALNLVVAGTQAAVLMVESEAQQLSEEVMLGAVVFGHEQMAAAINAINELVEVAGKPAWDWQPPAANEALIARLNEACQADVEAAFNITDKQARTAKINEVRKKAVELVCDGSEGAPTENEVKDLLHNMEAAVVRGRILSGEPRIDGRDTRTVRPIDIRTGVLPRTHGSALFTRGETQALVVATLGTSRDEQIIDALAGEYRDRFLLHYNFPPFATGETGRVGTPKRREVGHGRLAKRALAAVLPSAEDFAYTVRVVSEITESNGSSSMASVCGGSLAMMDAGVPLTDHVAGIAMGLIKDGNRFAVLTDILGDEDHLGDMDFKVAGTENGVTALQMDIKIQGITKEIMQVALAQAKEGRIHILGLMKQSLDSHRGEVSEFAPRMITMKINPEKIRDVIGKGGSVIRALQEETGTVIEIQDDGNITISSVSVEGAKAAQAKIEAITVEVEVGKVYEGSVVRILDFGAIVNVLPGRDGLLHVSQIANERVEKVTDYVNEGDVVKVKVLETDDRGRIRLSMKAVQNETAE; this is encoded by the coding sequence TTGCCTAACGCAATCAAGAAAACCTTCGCGTACGGTGCTCATACCGTGACGCTCGAGACGGGCGAAGTTGCTCGTCAGGCCGGCGGTGCTGTCATCGTCAACATGGACGATACCGTGGTGCTGGCGACCGTTGTGGCTGCCAAGAACGCCCGTCCCGGTCAGGACTTCTTCCCGCTGACCGTCGACTATCAGGAAAAAACCTACTCGGCCGGCAAGATCCCCGGCGGCTTCTTCAAGCGTGAAGGCCGTCCGTCCGAAAAAGAGACGCTGACCTGCCGCCTGATCGATCGTCCGATCCGCCCGCTGTTCCCGGAAGGCTTCTACAATGAAGTCCAGGTCATCCTGACCGTGCTGTCGCTGAACCCCGAAATCGATCCGGACATCCCGGCGATGATCGGTGCCTCGGCGGCGCTGGCGATCTCCGGCGTGCCGTTCAACGGCCCGATCGGCGCCTGCCGCGTGGGTTATGTCGGTGGTGAGTACGTGCTCAACCCGACCGCTACCCAGCTGGCCGAAAGCGCGCTGAACCTCGTCGTGGCCGGTACCCAGGCCGCCGTGCTGATGGTCGAATCCGAAGCCCAGCAGCTGTCCGAAGAAGTCATGCTCGGCGCCGTGGTGTTCGGTCATGAACAGATGGCCGCCGCCATCAACGCCATCAACGAACTGGTCGAAGTCGCCGGCAAGCCGGCCTGGGACTGGCAGCCGCCGGCTGCCAACGAGGCGCTGATCGCCCGCCTGAACGAGGCTTGCCAGGCGGATGTGGAAGCCGCCTTCAACATCACCGACAAGCAGGCGCGGACCGCCAAGATCAACGAAGTGCGCAAGAAGGCCGTCGAGCTGGTGTGCGACGGCAGCGAAGGCGCGCCGACCGAGAATGAAGTCAAGGATCTGCTGCACAACATGGAAGCGGCGGTGGTTCGCGGCCGTATCCTGAGCGGCGAGCCGCGCATCGACGGTCGCGACACCCGCACCGTCCGCCCGATCGACATCCGCACCGGCGTGCTGCCGCGCACCCACGGTTCGGCCCTGTTCACCCGTGGCGAAACCCAGGCGCTGGTGGTGGCCACGCTCGGCACCAGCCGCGACGAGCAGATCATCGACGCGCTGGCCGGCGAGTATCGCGACCGCTTCCTGCTGCACTACAACTTCCCGCCGTTCGCCACCGGTGAAACCGGCCGTGTCGGTACCCCGAAGCGCCGTGAAGTCGGCCACGGCCGTCTGGCCAAGCGTGCGCTGGCTGCCGTGCTGCCGAGCGCCGAAGACTTTGCCTACACCGTTCGTGTGGTGTCGGAGATCACCGAATCCAACGGCTCGAGCTCGATGGCCTCGGTGTGCGGTGGTTCGCTGGCCATGATGGACGCCGGTGTGCCGCTGACCGACCACGTTGCCGGTATCGCCATGGGCTTGATCAAGGACGGTAACCGCTTTGCCGTGCTGACCGACATCCTGGGTGACGAAGATCACCTCGGTGACATGGATTTCAAGGTGGCCGGTACCGAGAACGGTGTGACGGCACTGCAGATGGACATCAAGATCCAGGGCATCACCAAGGAAATCATGCAGGTCGCCCTGGCCCAGGCCAAGGAAGGCCGCATCCACATCCTCGGCCTGATGAAGCAGTCGCTCGACTCGCACCGCGGTGAGGTGTCGGAGTTCGCCCCGCGCATGATCACCATGAAGATCAACCCGGAGAAAATCCGCGACGTGATCGGCAAGGGCGGCTCGGTGATCCGTGCGCTGCAGGAAGAGACCGGCACCGTCATCGAGATTCAGGACGACGGTAACATCACCATTTCGTCGGTCAGCGTCGAAGGTGCGAAGGCTGCGCAAGCCAAGATCGAGGCCATCACGGTCGAGGTCGAGGTGGGCAAGGTCTATGAAGGCTCGGTGGTCCGTATTCTGGACTTCGGTGCCATCGTCAACGTGCTGCCGGGCCGCGATGGTCTGCTGCATGTGTCGCAGATCGCCAACGAGCGGGTCGAGAAGGTCACCGACTACGTCAATGAAGGCGATGTGGTGAAAGTCAAAGTGCTCGAGACCGACGACCGCGGTCGTATTCGCTTGAGCATGAAGGCGGTGCAGAACGAAACGGCCGAGTAA
- the rpsO gene encoding 30S ribosomal protein S15 gives MALDTAQKAQIVGDFQRAQGDTGSPEVQVALLTARINGLTGHFKANAKDHHSRRGLLKMVSLRRKLLDYLKRTNADAYRALIERLGLRK, from the coding sequence ATGGCTCTCGACACAGCACAGAAAGCGCAGATTGTTGGTGATTTCCAGCGCGCGCAGGGCGATACGGGGTCTCCTGAAGTTCAGGTGGCACTGCTGACTGCCCGCATCAATGGCCTGACCGGTCACTTCAAGGCCAACGCAAAGGATCACCACTCCCGCCGCGGTCTGCTCAAGATGGTGAGCTTGCGCCGTAAGCTGCTCGATTACCTCAAGCGCACGAATGCCGACGCATACCGTGCTCTGATTGAGCGCCTCGGTCTGCGTAAGTAA
- a CDS encoding tRNA pseudouridine(55) synthase TruB — protein MGSRQLCHGQTVALDGVAAGSYRVYLADRFLGLGRVDDASVLSSQRLVVTN, from the coding sequence ATGGGTTCCCGCCAATTGTGTCACGGGCAGACGGTGGCGCTCGACGGCGTGGCCGCCGGCAGCTACCGGGTCTATCTGGCAGACCGTTTTCTCGGCCTGGGGCGTGTCGACGATGCAAGTGTATTGTCGTCTCAGCGCCTGGTCGTGACGAATTGA
- the truB gene encoding tRNA pseudouridine(55) synthase TruB, whose amino-acid sequence MKKTERPPRRRDPVDGVLLLDKPQGISSNAALQRARNALGAAKAGHTGTLDPMATGLLPLAFGESTKFSQTLLDADKGYEATVLLGVTTTTGDAEGEVLDRKPAAFSADEIRAAARAFVGEVEQLPPMFSALKHAGKPLYAYAREGIDIERKRRRVMIHALDCEPTGPDGFVMRVRCSKGTYIRTLAEDIGNRLGCGAHLTALRRTRIGPFAIDSAVTLDAVEAATIDDARAMLAPVELSDWCAAGPCAG is encoded by the coding sequence ATGAAGAAGACTGAACGACCGCCGCGTCGGCGTGATCCGGTCGACGGGGTGTTGCTGCTGGACAAGCCGCAGGGCATCAGCTCGAACGCCGCCTTGCAGCGTGCGCGAAACGCGCTCGGTGCGGCCAAGGCCGGGCATACCGGCACGCTCGATCCGATGGCGACGGGCCTGCTGCCGCTCGCCTTCGGTGAGTCGACCAAGTTCTCGCAGACCCTGCTCGATGCCGACAAGGGCTACGAAGCCACGGTATTGCTTGGCGTGACCACGACCACCGGCGACGCCGAGGGCGAGGTGCTCGATCGCAAGCCCGCTGCGTTTTCGGCGGATGAGATTCGCGCTGCGGCGCGGGCGTTCGTTGGCGAAGTCGAGCAATTGCCGCCGATGTTCTCCGCCCTCAAGCATGCCGGGAAACCCCTGTATGCCTACGCGCGGGAGGGGATCGACATCGAACGCAAGCGCCGTCGCGTGATGATTCACGCTCTCGATTGCGAGCCCACCGGGCCGGATGGCTTCGTGATGCGTGTGCGCTGCAGCAAAGGGACGTATATTCGGACCCTGGCGGAAGATATTGGCAACCGGCTCGGCTGCGGTGCTCATCTGACCGCTTTGCGCCGGACCCGGATCGGCCCGTTTGCCATCGACTCGGCGGTGACGCTCGATGCGGTCGAGGCGGCAACGATCGACGATGCGCGCGCGATGCTGGCACCGGTCGAACTGTCTGATTGGTGCGCTGCCGGTCCTTGCGCTGGATGA
- the rbfA gene encoding 30S ribosome-binding factor RbfA: MAKDYSRATRVGEQMRRELAELLRLEVKDPRIGFISLTEVDVTPDFAHAKVYFTSMTGAEGVEEILAGLRRASGFLRRELGRRIRIHSTPELHFIYDASVERGAQLSALIDKAVHEDQARAKPADEED; encoded by the coding sequence ATGGCGAAGGACTATTCCCGCGCAACCCGGGTCGGCGAGCAGATGCGTCGCGAGCTGGCCGAGTTGCTGCGCCTGGAGGTGAAGGATCCGCGGATCGGCTTCATCTCATTGACCGAAGTGGACGTGACGCCGGATTTTGCGCACGCCAAGGTGTATTTCACCTCGATGACCGGCGCGGAAGGGGTGGAAGAAATCCTCGCCGGTCTGCGTCGCGCTTCGGGTTTCCTGCGGCGTGAGCTGGGCCGGCGGATTCGCATCCACTCCACGCCCGAGCTGCATTTCATCTACGACGCCTCGGTCGAGCGCGGCGCCCAGCTCTCCGCGCTGATCGACAAGGCGGTGCACGAAGACCAGGCACGCGCCAAACCGGCGGATGAAGAAGACTGA